TCCCACCCCAACCACAGTCTTAATAAAAGTGGGATTAGCGGGATCTAGTTCGATTTTTTTCCGTAATCGCGCTACATGAGTATCTACTACTCGTTCATCACCAAAAAAGTCATCACCCCAAAGTTTGTCAATTAACTGAATACGGTTCCAAACCCGATGAGGTTGGCTCATAAAAGTAGTTAACAGATTAAATTCTAAGGTTGTTAAGTCTAACGTTTCTCCTTGATTAAAATTAATCTGGCGTATAGCAGTCCGTTGCTCCACATCCAGGGTAAAATGCTCTGTGCGGTAAACCTGATGTTGCCCCGCTTGACGTAGGCTACGCCGTAATAGCGCTCGCACCCTTGCAACTAACTCTCTAGGACTAAAAGGTTTAACTAAATAATCATCTGCACCCGTTGACAAACCAATTACCCGATCAATTTCCTCACCTCTAGCAGTCAGCATTAAAATATAGGGATCTTTCGCACCCGGTTTTTGTCGAATTCGGGCGCACACTTCTAGCCCATCCAAGCCAGGTAGCATCAAATCAAGAATAATTAAATCCGGTTGTTGCTCAAGGATTGCATTTATTGCACTAATCCCATCTCGGCTGATTTGGCAGGAAAATCCTTCTTTTTCTAAAGCCAACTGAATAAGTCGGGCAATTTCCGGTTCATCTTCAACAATTAAAATATCCATGCCAGAAACCATCGATCAAGTTAAGGAGCCATTTTCTAATGAGACTATTCGTATCATTCTCAGTAATTATGGCTTTAACTCGACTAGCTATCTGGCGCTAGAATCGGATAAAACGCACTTTTTTCATCAAAAAGTTTCCGCCGTAACTGCCTATGCTAATTTTAACAAGGTGGCGATTACTGCTGGAGAACCGATTTGCCGACGAAATTCGCTAGGAATTGCTATTGATGAATTTCTGGAATTTACCCAAAAGCAACGTCTTCAACCATTATTTTTTGAGGTAACAGAGTCAGTTACCCCAGTATTGCAGCAACGAGGATTTCATGTGCTGAAACTGGGAGAAGAGCCGTTTTTTGAGTTAGACAAATTTACTCTTAAGGGTAACAAAATGGCTAACGTTCGCTCGTCTGGAAATACGGCGAAGAAACGCGGTGTCAGGGTACGGGAGTATTATCCAACAGATCCAGAAGCTTTGTTGATTAATCCACAGTTGGAAGCAATTTCTAATCAATGGCTGGAAACACGAGGGATAAGCGAGCTATCTTTTACACTAGGAACTCTTTCTTTAGAACAGCCTGGAGATAGACGCTATTTTATTGCCGAACAAGGCAATAAAGTTGTCGCTTTTCTTACTTATAGCCCGATTTATGCACGTCAGGGCGTGTATCTGGATTTAATGCGTCGGTCGGACGATGCGCCTACAGGCACAATGGATTTAATACTAAGTGAATCTTTTCAATTACTACACAAAGCTGGGGTGAAATTAGTCACGATGGGGATGTCACCTCTAGCTAATGTGCAGAATTCCTCAATTAATCAATCAAAACATCTGGCTTGGCTGTTATATAAATTTTCTGTTTACGGAAAAAGTTTTTACCACTTTGAGCAGATGCACGACTTTAAACGAAAGTTTCAACCTCATTTTTGGGAGTCGAAATATTTAGCATACCGCTATTTAGGTTTTCGGGAACTGGATGCGATCATGTCCGCTTTGTTGCGCCAAAATATTAGTAGGTTAGTTTGGCGGATTCTTAATCAGCCGATTTATTTTAAATTCTTATGAAGAAGCGCTACAAAGTTAGAAAGAGAAATACATCTCCCCTCAGATATATTTACAAATTTGAGGAGTTAAAAGTTAGCCAAAGTAGCAAGAAAGTATTTTTAATCTTGTTATCTGTATTTGGTATTGTGTCTTCTATCTACTGGTATCTAGGAATGGCTCCTACGCCTAAATTAGATACGGCAGTGGCGATCGCACCTGATGTCCAGTTAAGCTACCAAATTCAAAGGTACACTAGCTCTGTGATGGGCGGAGAACGTACTTATGGTATTTGCTTACCACCAAATTATGGTCAAAACCCACAGCAGCGCTACCCAGTAATTTTTTTGCTACATGGAGGAAATGGCAGACCTACTGACTGGTTTAAAAAAGGTTTAGCACTGCCTGTAATTGAACAACTATATGCCACAGGAAAACTACCACATAGCATTATTGTCACTCCTGATGGCAATGATAAACGTGGTGCTAGCCCCTTCTATGACCCTCAGTATATTGATGGTGTAAATGGGAGGGTAAATACTGCTGTTGGGAATGAATTGGTCAGAGTAATTAAAAATCGCTATCGCACCTTACTAACACCTAATTCTTGGGCTATTGGGGGATTATCTTCTGGAGGATGGGGAGCTTTAAATATCGGACTACATAACCCGCAGAACTTTTCAGTTATGTTTAGTCACAGTGGTTATTTTCGAGATCGCAGTGGTGCAAAAAACAGTCCCGTCACATATATCAAAAGAATTTCTAAGGCTAAACGCCAACAATTTCGGATTTATCTAGATGCAGGCGATGAAGATGGCAAATTTTTACAACAAACTAAAGAGTTTGCCCAAGTTCTTCAAACACTCAAAATCCCCTATCAATTTAACCAGTTTCCAGGCGGACACACACTTGTTGGCCCTGATTCACTTTGGAATTACTGGCACAAACATTTAGCTGATTCCTTAACTTACGTGGGTACACAGTTCAAAAAGGCTAGTCCAGCAGATACTGTTGGCCCTCCTAACCCTTGGTTAAAAAATAATGCTAAAGAAGATAATTCAGAATTTGAAATTTGAGAATTGGTTTGGCGATCGCAGGCAGTGAAAAATCAGTTATTCTGGCTCGTGAGTGGTAACTTCACTGATCGAATCTTGCTGACTAATTACATCTAAATTAGGTCGCATTGCTTCTCTACCTAACATAAACATTCCAGCAACACCCAAACACACAAACCCAACATATTGATACCAATAGTTACGTATTTGCTCAACTCGACTGAGTTCTGGATGTATGGTATTGAGATAAAGCAACAAGAACAAAATTAGTAATGCGCTCAAACCAACAAAACTTAAACCAATCAAAATTCGTGCAGGTTGCAATTCCTGGTCGCTGATTTGATTTAAATTAATTTCTGCTAACTGATATAAAGAAGTGTCTGCTTTAGCAGAAGCATCTTGTAATCGTGTAGCTACTGCCGAAGGTAATACAGGTACTAGCGTTGCTACAGTTTGACGGCGTAGCAACGCTTCTGTATTTCGCAATAATTCTAATGGTTTGCGATCTGGTACTTCAGCAAATTCTGGTGCTTCTGGTAAGGGGTTAATTTGTGGTTCTAAATCCATAATTAAAATCAATTAACAATTATTAATGAACAATAAACAATTATCAATCACTCTAAAATTAGAATTGGATATTGAAATAATAAAGGATTTTTCAGGTTTCCTCTAACAGAAGACGCGCGACAAGCAAGTTGGAAAATAATTAATTGATTATTGGTAATTGTTCATTGACTAAGAGAAGCCTAATTTTGCTAACACTGGTCGCGTTGAGACAATATGCTGATCTAGACCTAACTGCTTAGGACTAATTCCCACTGCTAAAGCTATTAATTGGGGAAGATGCAGCACTGGTAAACCTAACTGACGATTAATTACTTTTTCTACCTCCGGTTGTCGAGAATCAAGATTCAAGTGGCACAAAGGACAGGGTGTTACCAAACAATCAGCACCAGCATCTATGGCTTCCTGAATGTGCATTCCTGCCATCTGAAAAGATTGATTTGTCGCATAGCTGGCGAGAGGCCAACCACAGCATTGAGTTCGACCCCGATAATAAACTGGTGTTGCCCCGACAGCGCGGAACACATTTTCCATTGACTCTGGCTTATGAGGGTCATCATAAGGAATAGACTGTTGCCCCCTAAGCAAATAACATCCATAAAAGGCGGCACAATTGAGATTTTTAAGCTGGCGAGTTACTCGCTTTTGTAGCTCATCTAAACCGTAATCTTTCACCAATGCCCATAGTAAATGTATAACTTGGGTACTACCGCGATAAGGTAAACAACCTTCTTTTTTTAATAGACCGTTAATTTGATTAACATAAGGCACATCTGTTTGTTGCGATCGCTTAAGACGCTCATCAACATGACCAATCACACCCTGGCAAGTGCTGCAATGAGTCAAAAGTGGCAGATTCAGTTCCTCAGCCAAGGTAATGTTGCGAGCATTAACAGTGTCTTCTAAAAGTTGGGAATCCTCTTTAAACGTGCCTGAACCGCAGCAGGAAGCTTTTTTTAATTCAACCAATTCGATGCCTAAAGCTTGAGTAAGTGCAGCAGTAGATAAGTAAAGTTCCCTACACGCTCCTTGGGCGACACAGCCAGGAAAGTAAGCGTACTTGAGATTGGGGGATGCCATAACCTAAAAATATTTTTCTCCTTTAAGCCTAACTCTTCTATCACCGCTGTTGATTAGGGGGAGTAGCGACTTCCCTTTTTGAGCAGAGGAGGCAATCCCTGAAATTACTAGCTTTTAACAAAGAAGTGTGTTAATAGAGGCTTGAGTCCTAAAGTAAATTTAATTAGCGATTAGAACGAACTTCTTGTAGTATGTATGGTGCTTTCAGATAAAATTAATCAATGCTTAGAACTATCTGATCCCAGGGGGAAGTTCTAGCAATTGCCGTAGAGGAAGGTTTATGAGCCAACAGGACACTTTTGATAAAGTCAAGAAAATTGTTGCAGAACAATTGGAAGTCGAACCCAATGATATCAAGCCCGAATCTAATTTTGCTAACGACTTGGGAGCAGATTCCCTCGATACTGTTGAACTCGTCATGGCTTTAGAAGAAGAATTTGATATCGAAATTCCAGACGAAGCAGCCGAGCAAATTCTGACGGTTCAGGCTGTTGTCGATTACATTAATGAAAAAGTGCCAGCCTAAGCCTAAATTAAGTAATCGCTGCCTAGCTATGAGTGCTGAGAACAATAATTTAATTTATAGCTGCTCAGTACTCAGTCCTAGTAACTCACTTGTGTATTAAGTTTCTGCGTTTTGGGTATAGAAGCCCTACATTACTGGCATCATGACAAATTCTGAGCGTAAACGCGTTGTCGTAACGGGTCTCGGCGCGATTACACCAATTGGCAATAACCTGACCGAGTATTGGTCAGGTTTGTTAAGCGGTCGCAATGGTATTGGTTTGATCACTTTATTTGACGCATCAAAACACGCTTGCCGCATAGCAGGTGAAGTGAAAAATTTTGATCCTCATGAGTACTTGGAGCGCAAAGAAGCCAAGCGGATGGATCGGTTTGCCCAGTTTGCAGTTGCTGCCAGCAAGCAGGCGATCGCAGACGCTGAACTAACCATTAATGACCTGAACGCAGAACAGGTAGGTGTCATTATTGGCACTGGTATTGGTGGTCTGAAGGTACTAGAAGACCAAGAAGAAATTTACCTCACAAAAGGGCCAGATCGCTGTAGCCCTTTTATGATTCCGATGATGATTGCCAATATGGCAGCAGGTTTAACTGCAATTCATATCGGGGCTAAGGGGCCAAATTCTTGCTCTGTAACGGCTTGTGCGGCTGGTTCTAACGCTGTGGGAGATGCTTTTCGCTTAATCCAAGCAGGGTATGCTCAAGCAATGGTTTGTGGCGGGACAGAATCAGCAGTAACACCATTAGGACTGGCTGGATTTGCCGCAGCAAGGGCGCTTTCTACTCGCAATGATGATCCGGCTCATGCTTGTCGTCCTTTTGATCGCGATCGCGATGGTTTTGTGATGGGTGAGGGTGCTGGAATTTTAGTTTTAGAAGAACTAGAACACGCTCTTAGTCGTGGCGCACGCATTTATGCGGAAATCATTGGTTACGGCATGACTTGTGATGCTTATCACATTACTTCACCAGTACCTGGTGGACATGGTGCTGCTACAGCTATGCAGTTAGCGATGAAAGACGCAGGTGTTACCCCTGAGCAGGTAAGTTACATCAATGCTCACGGCACTAGCACAGCAGCAAATGATGTCACTGAAACAGCAGCAATTAAAACTGCTCTGGGCGAAAAAGCTTATCAGGTAGCGATTAGCTCTACTAAGTCGATGACAGGTCACTTGCTTGGTGGTTCTGGCGGAATTGAAGCCGTTGCTACAGCATTAGCTGTTGCTAACGATCAAATTCCTCCGACAATTAATTTAGAAAATCCTGATCCAGAGTGTGATTTGGATTATGTACCTAACCAAAGTCGCGCTCAAAAAGTAAATCTCGCGCTGTCAAATTCTTTTGGGTTTGGCGGTCACAATGTCACGTTAGTATTCAAGAAGTACGT
Above is a genomic segment from Oculatellaceae cyanobacterium containing:
- the fabF gene encoding beta-ketoacyl-ACP synthase II; this translates as MTNSERKRVVVTGLGAITPIGNNLTEYWSGLLSGRNGIGLITLFDASKHACRIAGEVKNFDPHEYLERKEAKRMDRFAQFAVAASKQAIADAELTINDLNAEQVGVIIGTGIGGLKVLEDQEEIYLTKGPDRCSPFMIPMMIANMAAGLTAIHIGAKGPNSCSVTACAAGSNAVGDAFRLIQAGYAQAMVCGGTESAVTPLGLAGFAAARALSTRNDDPAHACRPFDRDRDGFVMGEGAGILVLEELEHALSRGARIYAEIIGYGMTCDAYHITSPVPGGHGAATAMQLAMKDAGVTPEQVSYINAHGTSTAANDVTETAAIKTALGEKAYQVAISSTKSMTGHLLGGSGGIEAVATALAVANDQIPPTINLENPDPECDLDYVPNQSRAQKVNLALSNSFGFGGHNVTLVFKKYV
- the acpP gene encoding acyl carrier protein; translated protein: MSQQDTFDKVKKIVAEQLEVEPNDIKPESNFANDLGADSLDTVELVMALEEEFDIEIPDEAAEQILTVQAVVDYINEKVPA
- a CDS encoding alpha/beta hydrolase-fold protein — its product is MKKRYKVRKRNTSPLRYIYKFEELKVSQSSKKVFLILLSVFGIVSSIYWYLGMAPTPKLDTAVAIAPDVQLSYQIQRYTSSVMGGERTYGICLPPNYGQNPQQRYPVIFLLHGGNGRPTDWFKKGLALPVIEQLYATGKLPHSIIVTPDGNDKRGASPFYDPQYIDGVNGRVNTAVGNELVRVIKNRYRTLLTPNSWAIGGLSSGGWGALNIGLHNPQNFSVMFSHSGYFRDRSGAKNSPVTYIKRISKAKRQQFRIYLDAGDEDGKFLQQTKEFAQVLQTLKIPYQFNQFPGGHTLVGPDSLWNYWHKHLADSLTYVGTQFKKASPADTVGPPNPWLKNNAKEDNSEFEI
- a CDS encoding response regulator transcription factor, whose product is MDILIVEDEPEIARLIQLALEKEGFSCQISRDGISAINAILEQQPDLIILDLMLPGLDGLEVCARIRQKPGAKDPYILMLTARGEEIDRVIGLSTGADDYLVKPFSPRELVARVRALLRRSLRQAGQHQVYRTEHFTLDVEQRTAIRQINFNQGETLDLTTLEFNLLTTFMSQPHRVWNRIQLIDKLWGDDFFGDERVVDTHVARLRKKIELDPANPTFIKTVVGVGYKFEDAAV
- a CDS encoding DUF2156 domain-containing protein → MPETIDQVKEPFSNETIRIILSNYGFNSTSYLALESDKTHFFHQKVSAVTAYANFNKVAITAGEPICRRNSLGIAIDEFLEFTQKQRLQPLFFEVTESVTPVLQQRGFHVLKLGEEPFFELDKFTLKGNKMANVRSSGNTAKKRGVRVREYYPTDPEALLINPQLEAISNQWLETRGISELSFTLGTLSLEQPGDRRYFIAEQGNKVVAFLTYSPIYARQGVYLDLMRRSDDAPTGTMDLILSESFQLLHKAGVKLVTMGMSPLANVQNSSINQSKHLAWLLYKFSVYGKSFYHFEQMHDFKRKFQPHFWESKYLAYRYLGFRELDAIMSALLRQNISRLVWRILNQPIYFKFL
- a CDS encoding CoB--CoM heterodisulfide reductase iron-sulfur subunit B family protein; protein product: MASPNLKYAYFPGCVAQGACRELYLSTAALTQALGIELVELKKASCCGSGTFKEDSQLLEDTVNARNITLAEELNLPLLTHCSTCQGVIGHVDERLKRSQQTDVPYVNQINGLLKKEGCLPYRGSTQVIHLLWALVKDYGLDELQKRVTRQLKNLNCAAFYGCYLLRGQQSIPYDDPHKPESMENVFRAVGATPVYYRGRTQCCGWPLASYATNQSFQMAGMHIQEAIDAGADCLVTPCPLCHLNLDSRQPEVEKVINRQLGLPVLHLPQLIALAVGISPKQLGLDQHIVSTRPVLAKLGFS